TCTTTATCCGTCGTTAAAAGAAGATTCTTATTCCTATGCTGTCTTTTTTTGCTGGATTGGTTTTCCTTTCTTCTTTATATTTCTTGTAGCCAGCATTTGGCTTGTGGTTGGAGTTTCATTAAACCGGTTTATAATGATTACATTCCCTATGAAAGTAAAAGTAATATACACAAAGAAACGCACATACTACAATATTATAGGATTTCTTATATTTTCTCTGCTTTCAAATATTCcacatttttttaactacaaaCCTGAAAATACGACTGGCGGCAAGTGGAAAGTGGGAATAACAGAGTATGGTGCGTCAGAAGGTTCAAAAAATTACGAATTTTGGGTGCACTGCATTTTTATTGTCTTAGCACCATGGATTACTATTGCCATTTTAAACAGCATAATTGTTTACAAGTTATATAACCAATCCAAAAAAGTAAACCAAAAGTTGATGGAGTCTACTAACTGcggtaaatatttttactttatactaAATTACTTGTTCTTTTTACGAAGTGTACTTCTTTCTAAAGATTactctataaaaacttttatcttttagaaCGTAAGTCTAAACAAGAAAATCGAGAACATCAAATGACTCGAACTTTATTTGTAGTTACTTTTGCATTTCTAATTCTTCTTGCTTGGCAATGCATAACACAGTGCTTCTGGATGACTGGGTACGGAAAAAGTGAACAACATTCCAACGCGTGGGTGATGatagataaaaattttgcttttgcaaAAATGGGTGTTATTTTAAACTCGGCTACAAACTgtttactttattgttttacaggaagcatgtttaaaaaagaattgataaaaatattctgcaataaattttatgtcAACCAAAACAGCTCTTCGTACGAAAAAACATCAACTAAAAGTTCATTACTTCAAAATGAAACTCGAAGcttgtaaataaatatcaaaattaatgatTACTTCTGGCTATTCTAATTActgttgttattaatattatcatcATGTTGTTAATAATACAACAATTATTATAATGATCTCTTTTTTATACTtggagtaaaataaaaaaattgtttgttaaacGTTTTACTAATATTTCTAAATCATGTCGAACAGATTTTTTTCTAACATggtagaaaatttttaataaaaaaataataattttttctaataatagtttaaacttttggcaaattttgcacaaaaaaaaaattttttttttttttacaaaatggaCATAAAAATCTCGGAAATGAAATTTGTGATCAGTGAATTTACTATCCTATTGTTCGCTCAACTTTGCACGCTCTTCAAGAAtcttttattatcttaaaatttttaaaaagttaaaaacggAAGTGGTAAACAAAGATGTTTAATGAAATATGCTAATTTACTTTAACTTAGTAAACTAATTATTGTCTAAGGGTTAACTGACCTATGAATCTAATTATAGTTATCAAATTATAGGTATTATATTTCAGTCGTAAAGGACACGTGACATATATTACCTATCAGGTCATACTAAtttgcaatgaaaaaaatattttgataatttgctTCCCAGCTCACACACTCTGCAGCCACTAAATGTTGTCACACACTCTGTAGTCACtagatgttgttttttatagcATCCAATTTCAACTTTCAGCAACCAAAcctcaatattttaaaaactccgGCTATtcggaaaattttaaaaagaaagttgaAAAACAACTACAATTAGCCTAACTGTTTGCAATTAGCTTGCAATTAAACTGCTTGCAACAGCTTTGCAActattgtttcttatttaacatgttaatacacacacacaaaaaaaagacgCATTAAGGGGAGTGTCTCAACAAACCTAAAATACTCGAGAAATTGAACGATGCTGACAGCAAAAACAAGCCAACCAGATTGCTAGGGAATAACGTAAGCTTAAGTTTGACGATAAGCATCAAACAAACTAAACTTTCAACAGCTACtccaacaacaacagcaacgaTTTTAAGCATTAACAAGTCAAAATAGTtactagtttaaaaatttaccgGGGTATGTTTAGGGTAGACCAGAGCAAGTTGTTCATAACGATGGATAAGCCCAGTtgagtttattgaaaaattaacaaGCTTTAACAAGCCGGGAATTAAGGTGAAATTTGGTAAAAATTCAATCctctttcaaaacaaaattcatATTTGTCGAATCATTTTTGTATGTGTGGAGTTTTTTTCAGTGTTGTATTATGGTGTTTAGCAGTGCTAATGTTCACTGGTGTTTAGCAGTATTAATGTTCACTGGTGTTTAGCAGTGTTAATATTCACTTGGTGTTTGGCAGAGTTAATGTTTAGTTGGTGCAGTGTTGTATTATTATAAATGCTAAGTTTAAAGATTATAGTCTGAAGATTGTATTAGTTTATAACGTTATAcaatgttaattaaagattcgtaaataaagttgtttatgCTCTATagcataaacaattttatttatgaatctTTAATCATCGTTGACCCGATGAAAAAAGGTCATGTTAGCCATGTGGGCTAACgttacagttttttaataatttggaaACGAacgattttttattaatttagttatattagtaacaaaaatagagtttttgttaatgaaatactaaaggttttaaaacattaacaacTTGATATTTGTTTTGCTAGTTTTATACTTTCATagataataagaaaatattattcgTATGCATAGTACTTATATTATACATAGGGCAAGATTGAAATGCTTTGTTTTTCCAAaggaatgatttttttaaactaaattgaaaattcaaaaaaaactaaaagcatACATACTACCTATAAACATCTATTTGATTTTGAGTAAAGACATTGTTAgtagaaatgtttatttatgggtatttaaaacttgtttcaCGGAAGGAACTTTAAGTTTCTTTCGTgacataagtttaaatttttataactaaaaaacttaatcttcaaaaaacttaaataaatttccaCATACGATATCGATAGATACGATACGATATCGATACAATACGATATCTTGATATCGTATAATACAATCATGGATTTAGGGTCGatgaaataagttaataattttcGTTTATGAGGAACAAGGTACACTTATAGCACTTACTATGATTGAAATActcaattacttttaattttgaagaataATGAAATTGTCTCGATTGTCCACTTTTAGTTTTGaagaataaaaagtataaaacttttaaatcaattgCAGACATCATTCAGtcaatatatgtaaatattgattGACGGGTTAATCCGCGATAATTTCAGCCGAAATgtacataatttaaattatgtgCTCTGGTaagtataaaacataataaatatggTTAAGACCGACAACTGtgtaaactttaaacaaaaaagagtaGATTTGTAGATAAATAGGTTTGATTGTAAATTGTGTAGTATGACAAGCTTAAGAAAGATTTGGTTAAGTGAGATGAAGTTGGTTAGGTGAGATGAAGATTTTGAGTTGATTTagttaaactaaagttttaatattaaaatttaaagaaaataaatcctaataaaaccaaaacttatttttaatttaaatgaaaaaaaaatcacaatttagatctacataagtaatttttttccgAATACGCATCAATAACTATTCGATTTTTTAAACTAGATTCTTAATCTAAATCAAATTTCCAGTGGATTTAAAGAACATTCAGATGTCTCTGATttattgactaattttttttttttatgaattgtcgatgtttaaaatgttcatatttaatttgaaagaaGTAACTACTgattattaaaagttgttttagatGGCTTGTTTAGTTAAATGAACATTGTtctttaactaataattttctaatatttcaaatattatgaaaccattatattattattttaaaattttcggCCAAAGTTACCTTGGATTAGGTTATCTTTGGCCCATATCTATTAACGCAACGTTTTTTATGCATTGgattaacttaaagttaaaataataaaaattattggcATGCAATTTTGTCATTATGTTGTTCATGTATGTTTACATTAAGCtttacttagtttttttaatgtaaaacatttctGAAATCTGtcgaaaaagaaaaatcaaaggcAAAAACGTAATTGTTGAGAAAAGTTACACTTTGATATTACAAAACTCTGACATCATGAACAATGATGTCAAACAGACTTTTCCTTATACTTAAAGTTGTCATTCAAGGCTAGTTTAAAAATACCACAATGATTTAACGGAATTAAATTTAACAGTAATGGTGCGGTTCTTCTTTGATGTAGAGGGTTAAGCAATTGCTTTTGAATGACTTCTTCAATCTTGAAGTGTAACACACTTGCCAGCAGGTACCTTGATGTTTTTTGGACTATCTTTAGTTAAAAACTCTGTCTTTTCTTTTCCAACTGTTCAAGGAAAGCTTCGCACACAGCATTTTTATCTATAGGCTGTTTTCTGGCAGGAGGTCTAGCTTTATTATTGTTAGTCAAGAGATACATTccacattttataaccatcaaaatTTTCTTCTGATTTACTGCCAAACTTGCCATTAATTCTTTCAACTATGTCGGAAAATAATCTTTAGAGATGGTTGAATATTTAGTTCGTCGGTTGCATATGTTTTCCACATCTTTTGCCACCCTCTTGCATAATACACTTTCGCTTCCTGGGTTTTCTGAGTCTCATCGTTGTTCCATATATAAAAGGGTGGAACATCtttgataatttcttttatattgcctatgtagtttacaatattggcaGCACATATccgattttttttatgttaaagctTATACgacttgttaaatttttatgtttttttttttaaatgactaagTACACTTATAGCCAGCAAGACTTATTATAAACTGATTTATACAAACATTTTTCTTATCTAGATAACCGTATACTGCATATCGAAAAACAAGCTCCACCACTGGAAACCAAAATTCtgatatttttactaaatgctGTTCAAAAGCCAACTCTTCATATGAGAGcctttttggttgttttttttattgtagatcTAGGTatacaatacattttttctacttgttttTGGGTTATTTCACTAAACCTAATAGAATTCAAACATTCTTTTAGCATTTCTGGGCTGTAATTAGCATAGCTTCtaatccaaaacattttttctagtTTCTCGGCGTTTACTCtgaagcaacaaaaaaaagtcttgcCAATTCATTATCTCTTTCAATACATACTgcagttttacaaattttttgtaaaactgaaaataaaatttgcaaaataatgaattttataatcacaaaatgcaaaaaaatattttgcattttgtgattataaaattcattattttgaaataaatattaaaaaatgaaataaatattaaaagccCACAGCCAAACTTAATAAACCAGATAAATAATTtgtgttcaaaattaataaagtaacaacAACTATTGTCAACGGCTTGCGGTAGCAAAAAAGTTATAGTTTcaacaagtttaaaatttatgtgtgcataaattaaaaaaaatagatgtctaaaaatcaaaatacttaaCTTTGGCCCAGCAACGATCTTGGGCCAAAAATACCCCAAAATTTGGCTAAAGTTTtactaaacaataaaaacaaggtcagtttgtaaacaacaaaagtaattaagtttatatactaagaatacttttaacaacttactaaaataaaatatatacgcACTAACGAGCCGAAAATTCCCTTTGTTAAGTTGTTTATGTTGTGTTTTTTGAGTTGGCTTTCACAAGTAAGAGTAGGAagacaacaaaattaaaaacttcttcATAACCAAGATGGAACAATACTGCAGAGGTGGTGAATAATGATGTTACATGTTCGtcaaatattaaatgtttgtgCAATTACAACCACCTAAAAGTTGTAGCATAAACTGCCAATATCCCAATCATATTTTCGAAATACAGTACATTACAACTGTTTCCAACTTCCTGCCAAAAGTTATCATCAAAAGGCCAATATTACCCCATCTTACGGTATTCCTTTGacgtaaaaagtttattttaaatactgtttggATAGTGTTAAAGGGTGACTAGAATTTAAAACGAACTACGTTGCCTTAAAATGTATGTATAGCTCAAAAGTTTATAAGCAAATGAAAATTCGAAAATTGAGTTggattatatattataattagcAAGGTGActgtgtttaaaatattttctttgagaaaaaaatataaaataaaaaattatatgaactTTTACCCAGCAAGCAAATATAGCTGGGTGAGACTTCATTGAGTctacatttgaaaaataattgctgATGCAAAACTAACGTTATTCTCATGTCATTTCAATGTGCTTAGCAATTATATCAATGAAAGATTTATACCATCGGAACTGAAAACAGCTTGCGTTGCTACATATGCGCAGGTCCAACGTATGTAAAAAGGTCGTAAAGCTTTTACGATCTAGACTTAACGTTGATCTTATGTATATAGTctaacgttgatccaatgtatacaACCCAACTAATCCGAATTTTTCATTTTCCAACGTATGCTAGCTTTACATTATTTGCTATaatgtagctttttttttgtaccTAATATTGAGAACCATACAAAATTCCGCGAACAATACAAAATGAATGCAAGAGCTATAAAGTTCAtcaaatactataaaaaatcccaggaacatttcaaaaaagtaacaactgTGAGAGAAAAAATCATTGTAGTTTACTTTATATTGAACCTTTTAAGGGTGTTAAAATTCTGTATTCTaattgtttcaaatttatttttaactttttaaaaatatcaaaatctgTATAAAGGGGTCAggatatattgaaaatattttatgaagtgttaataataaagaaactgttaaaattaataatttaatacacaaagccagaaaaaaatttaatctaaatcaataaatttacaaaatatttttcaatattttatctCCATTTACATATTACAACTGcatttatatgtatttacaaagtatgtttacatataaagtagacttaatttttttatataacaacaaaaaagttctccatatttaaatttcttataaatgtttcaaaacatgtttaaaacttacaaaaattgacgcattttttatttatttagctaagtataagttcaaaatttttttaaatttatagttaaaagaaaaacacataAATGAACGTCGTCACGTGCAACTTCAATGTAAGTTGAGGCGTCATCATTATGTCACgcgttaaataattttcaaacaaaagaacttGATTAAACCTTGCTTGTTTCACAATTTTCAATTATTGTTGTAACTTTAGTTGTAGAACTAAACCCAAATGATGAACTCCTTTCTTTTATGGATTCTAACAACTTGCctttaatagatattttaaagcaaaaaactttCTTGAATTCTTTTCTGAACATTGTTCCTGTCAAGCAATACAAAATGCAGTTTATTGATGAGTTTATAACAACGCCCAATTTTCCAAAAGCAAAGTTTTTATCTACCATTTCCCAAACACGAGAGTGCTCCTTTTTTTTGTATTCCCACTGCATCCAAAAACATTGTGAAATGCATTGCCAAGCAAGTAAAACGAGAAACGAGAATGTAATAACCAATAAGGTTCGTGTCATTTGATTTTCGCGATTACGCATTTTACTTGACTTGGTctctaaaaaaatatgtctaCAATTTGACTAACTTCGTCAAAAAACTgactacaatatatatatatatatatatatatatatatatatatatatatatatatatatatatatatatatatatatatatatatatatatatatatatatatatatatatatatatatatatgtatatatatatatatatatacactgccGCTCACGGAAGTTAGGACAGTGGAGATTTTTTcgaaaaagcaaaattaatatataattacgttatagaattttcaatttatattaataaaaattatattttttatacattttcaatataaaatatattattagtcagttttatgtaataaaaatgtacaaaaaccattataataattaaattttttttttcgtcaaaAAAACCACCCTTTGATTTAATAACTGCTTTAACTATTCTCGGCATTCATTCAATTAATtttctaattgtttctttttgaatattattcCATTCCTGTTCTATAATGTTCCATAAATGAGATTTTGATGTTGGACATACAGTTCTAATTTTTCTATCCAGTTCATCCCATAGTAACTCAATGGGGTTGAGATCTGGGCTTTAGGGAGGCCAGGTCATTACACGTAATacattttcagctttttttgATTCTAAATAATTTCTACATAATAATGCAGTTTGTTTAGGGTCATTATCatgaatcagaataaaattatctCTGATTAATCGAAGTCCCGAAGGGATTGCACTTGTTTCCAGGATATCTCTATAATGTTCTGCTCTCATTATACCATCGATTTTATGCAAATATAGAGCCTTCACCATGTTTTACTGTTGGAACCAGACATTGAGTTAGCATTTTTTCTTCAGTAGATCTTCTAACGTAAACTTTTCGCTTATTTCcgaaaacttcaaattttgactCATCGGTCCAGAGTACTTGTTTCCATTCATCCATCGTCCAATTTTTGTGGAGCTGTGCGTTCCTCAGTATATTTTGTCTCAATTTGTCCTTAAGCTTATTAAGCGTTATTTTAAGCTCactagttattattttattccataattttGGCAGAAATTGTCGAAATTTCTCGAAACTTCTAGtagaaattgaaaattcagTCGCCGCATAATAACTTTTGGGttgaattcaatttttattttagaatctgGTTAGATAtctgttataatttattttgaatagcttgaaaactattttaggagacatgtttttattaattttgaacataaatataagaagatgatagatatttatttggtacattcattattatttgaattaacaaataatgCTTTGGAATGTGTAAAACATACTATATTTGAAATGATTctgattgcatgtttttgtttattaaatagttttttattttatttttatttgtactgcCCCAACCAATGTTTGCGTTAAGATGTCAATGATTGAACGAGAAATAC
Above is a window of Hydra vulgaris chromosome 10, alternate assembly HydraT2T_AEP DNA encoding:
- the LOC101238492 gene encoding probable G-protein coupled receptor 139 isoform X3 — encoded protein: MASAERLHWILSVPFGIIISILGLLGNALSIIIWKRLVNTKLRNNQSTGIFLIALAVCDSGLLIFFILQDSLPALYPSLKEDSYSYAVFFCWIGFPFFFIFLVASIWLVVGVSLNRFIMITFPMKVKVIYTKKRTYYNIIGFLIFSLLSNIPHFFNYKPENTTGGKWKVGITEYGASEGSKNYEFWVHCIFIVLAPWITIAILNSIIVYKLYNQSKKVNQKLMESTNCERKSKQENREHQMTRTLFVVTFAFLILLAWQCITQCFWMTGYGKSEQHSNAWVMIDKNFAFAKMGVILNSATNCLLYCFTGSMFKKELIKIFCNKFYVNQNSSSYEKTSTKSSLLQNETRSL
- the LOC101238492 gene encoding probable G-protein coupled receptor 139 isoform X1; this encodes MRNVCLLINSFKSAERLHWILSVPFGIIISILGLLGNALSIIIWKRLVNTKLRNNQSTGIFLIALAVCDSGLLIFFILQDSLPALYPSLKEDSYSYAVFFCWIGFPFFFIFLVASIWLVVGVSLNRFIMITFPMKVKVIYTKKRTYYNIIGFLIFSLLSNIPHFFNYKPENTTGGKWKVGITEYGASEGSKNYEFWVHCIFIVLAPWITIAILNSIIVYKLYNQSKKVNQKLMESTNCERKSKQENREHQMTRTLFVVTFAFLILLAWQCITQCFWMTGYGKSEQHSNAWVMIDKNFAFAKMGVILNSATNCLLYCFTGSMFKKELIKIFCNKFYVNQNSSSYEKTSTKSSLLQNETRSL